GTGAGGCGGGTGGGAGGACGAGGACGATGGGGAGAAGGAGGCTGGGGGTGATGCGGAGGTGTGGGGTGTGGCGGAGGGGCCGGAGCCGATGTGGACATCGGCGCTCCCAGTACGGAGGCGGGGCAGGAATGCCCCGATTACTGGGGGGCCTGCTGGCGGGTCTTGATCTCTTCGATGGCCCATTGGGCGTGTTCGGCGATGAGGGGGTGCTCGTCCTGGGCGGCGGCTTGTAAGGCGGGGAGGTCGGCGGGGGTGCCGACATTGCCGAGGGCGACGCAGACGTTGCGGAGGAAGGCGGGGCGCTTGATGCGCTTGATGGGGGATTTGGCGAAGAGGGCGCGGAAGGTGTCGTCGGTGAGGAGGAGGAAGTCGCGCAGGGTGTGCTGGAAGATGGTGGTGCGGGCCTGGAAGGTGGCCTCGTGGGAGACCTGGGCGTGGCGGTTCCAAGGGCAGGCGTCGAGGCAGGAGTCGCACCCATAGATGCGGTCGCCGATGGCGCGGCGGAATTGGAGGGGGATGGGGCCTTTGCTCTCGATGGTGAGGTAGGAGATGCAGCGGCGGGCATCGAGGCTGCGGGGGGCGGTGATGGCCTGGGTGGGACAGGCGGTGATGCAGCGGGTGCAGGTGCCGCAGCGGTCGGGGCCGGGGGAGTCGGGGGGAAGCTCGAGGGTGGTGAGGATGTCGGCCAGGAAGAACCAGGTGCCGAGGTGGCGGTGGATCTGCATGGTGCTTTTCCCCCCCCAGCCGAGGCCGGCGAGGCTGGCGAAGTCGCGCTCAAGGACGGGGCCGGTGTCGACGTAGGGGCGCTGGGTGCCGCCGTGGGTGGTGAGGAAGTCGGTGAGGGTGCGGAGCTTTGACTCGATGAGGTCGTGGTAGTCGTTGTTCCAGGCGTAGCGGGCGACTCGATAAGAAGTTGGCGGTGGTTTGCAGTGGTTTGCAGTGGTTTGCAATGGTTGTTGTCCGTCCTTCGCTCTTTGAGCTTCGGAGGACTCGCTGCGCTCGGGGGAGGAGGAGTCGGA
Above is a window of Prosthecobacter vanneervenii DNA encoding:
- the queG gene encoding tRNA epoxyqueuosine(34) reductase QueG: MGFDDCRIAPAQPAAHRALFEQWIADGKHGDMAWLARTPERRTDPTLVLPGAKSVILLALNYYQGGTPYPQDQSSPEHSESPPSSSSSYSNSSSIPPLRHPPSPRAPQPSSSDSSSPERSESSEAQRAKDGQQPLQTTANHCKPPPTSYRVARYAWNNDYHDLIESKLRTLTDFLTTHGGTQRPYVDTGPVLERDFASLAGLGWGGKSTMQIHRHLGTWFFLADILTTLELPPDSPGPDRCGTCTRCITACPTQAITAPRSLDARRCISYLTIESKGPIPLQFRRAIGDRIYGCDSCLDACPWNRHAQVSHEATFQARTTIFQHTLRDFLLLTDDTFRALFAKSPIKRIKRPAFLRNVCVALGNVGTPADLPALQAAAQDEHPLIAEHAQWAIEEIKTRQQAPQ